The following are from one region of the Bacillus methanolicus MGA3 genome:
- the spoVS gene encoding stage V sporulation protein SpoVS, translating into MEILKVSAKSNPNSVAGALAGVLRERGAAEIQAIGAGALNQAVKAVAIARGFVAPSGVDLICIPAFTDIQIDGEERTAIKLIVEPR; encoded by the coding sequence ATGGAAATATTAAAAGTTTCAGCAAAGTCTAATCCTAATTCTGTAGCTGGTGCGCTTGCTGGTGTTCTGCGTGAGAGAGGCGCTGCGGAGATTCAGGCAATAGGTGCGGGTGCATTAAATCAAGCCGTTAAGGCAGTAGCAATTGCAAGAGGATTTGTCGCACCTAGCGGAGTTGATTTAATTTGCATCCCCGCATTTACCGATATTCAGATCGACGGTGAAGAACGCACGGCAATAAAATTGATTGTTGAACCTCGGTAA
- a CDS encoding TIGR00282 family metallophosphoesterase → MRILFVGDVVGSLGRDMVSEYLAKLKEKYRPNLTIINGENAAGGKGITEKIYRQFLENGAQAVTLGNHTWDNREIFDFINDAKYIVRPANFPDATPGTGIIYLKVNQVEVAVISLQGRTFMPAIDCPFMKADQLIEEAKRRTPIIFVDFHAEATSEKQAMGWYLDGRVSAVVGTHTHVQTGDERILPGGTAYLTDVGMTGPYDEILGVEKEAVIKKFLTSLPVRFEVPKRGRVQLNAVLIDIDNKSGKAVKIQRILINDDHPFFS, encoded by the coding sequence ATGAGAATACTGTTTGTAGGCGATGTTGTCGGATCGCTCGGAAGAGATATGGTAAGTGAATATTTAGCCAAGCTAAAAGAAAAATATCGTCCTAATTTAACAATCATAAATGGAGAAAACGCAGCCGGCGGTAAAGGAATAACAGAAAAAATTTACCGTCAATTTTTAGAAAATGGGGCCCAGGCTGTTACATTGGGTAATCATACATGGGATAATCGGGAAATCTTTGATTTCATCAATGATGCGAAATACATCGTGCGGCCTGCTAATTTTCCTGATGCAACTCCAGGTACAGGGATTATTTATTTAAAAGTAAATCAAGTAGAAGTCGCAGTAATAAGTCTTCAAGGCCGCACATTTATGCCGGCAATTGATTGCCCGTTTATGAAGGCCGATCAACTGATTGAAGAGGCAAAGCGCAGGACACCCATCATTTTTGTCGATTTTCATGCAGAAGCGACAAGTGAAAAACAAGCGATGGGCTGGTATTTAGATGGAAGGGTATCTGCAGTTGTCGGTACCCATACACATGTACAAACGGGTGATGAGCGGATACTGCCTGGCGGGACAGCTTATTTAACTGATGTAGGCATGACCGGCCCTTATGATGAAATATTAGGTGTAGAAAAAGAAGCGGTCATTAAAAAGTTTTTGACAAGTCTGCCTGTCCGGTTTGAAGTGCCAAAAAGAGGGCGGGTGCAGCTCAACGCAGTTCTCATCGATATAGACAATAAAAGCGGAAAAGCCGTAAAGATACAAAGAATTTTAATTAATGACGATCATCCGTTTTTTTCATAA
- the rny gene encoding ribonuclease Y encodes MEPITIISILLGLFVGAVVGYLIRKSIAEAKISGAKNAAEQILEDARRQADALKKEALLEAKDEIHKLRTEAEREVKERRIELQKQENRLLQKEENLDRKDETLDKREALLEKKEDSLNKRQQHIEEMESKVDEMVRAQQAELERISSLTREEAKSIILERVEKELSHEIALMIKESEIRVKEEADKKAKEILSLAIQRCAADHVAETTVSVVNLPNDEMKGRIIGREGRNIRTLETLTGIDLIIDDTPEAVILSGFDPIRRETARLALDKLVQDGRIHPARIEEMVDKARREVDEHIREIGEQTTFDVGVHGLHPDLIKILGRLKYRTSYGQNVLKHSMEVAQLSGLLAAELGEDETLARRAGLLHDIGKAIDHEVEGSHVEIGVELATKYKEHPVVINSIASHHGDTEPTSIIAVLVAAADALSAARPGARSETLENYIRRLEKLEEISESYEGVEKSFAIQAGREVRIMVKPEQIDDLEAHRLARDIRKRIEEELDYPGHIKVTVIRETRAVEYAK; translated from the coding sequence TGCGGAAGCAAAGATCTCAGGTGCAAAAAATGCTGCTGAACAGATCCTGGAGGATGCCAGGCGTCAAGCAGATGCATTAAAGAAAGAAGCTTTGCTTGAGGCAAAGGATGAAATTCACAAGCTTCGTACTGAAGCTGAGCGTGAGGTAAAAGAACGAAGAATTGAACTGCAAAAACAAGAAAACCGTTTACTGCAAAAAGAAGAGAATCTTGATCGGAAGGACGAAACGTTAGATAAACGTGAAGCCCTTTTAGAAAAGAAAGAGGATTCCCTTAACAAAAGACAACAGCATATTGAAGAGATGGAAAGCAAAGTGGACGAGATGGTACGAGCACAGCAAGCTGAACTTGAACGTATCTCGAGCTTGACACGGGAAGAGGCAAAATCTATCATTTTGGAACGCGTTGAGAAAGAATTGTCTCACGAAATTGCGTTGATGATAAAAGAAAGTGAAATTCGAGTAAAAGAAGAGGCAGACAAGAAAGCGAAAGAAATCTTGTCACTGGCTATACAAAGATGTGCAGCTGATCATGTAGCCGAGACAACTGTATCAGTTGTGAACCTTCCAAATGATGAAATGAAAGGCCGGATAATCGGCCGTGAAGGAAGAAATATTAGAACTCTTGAAACGCTGACCGGTATTGACCTTATCATCGACGATACTCCTGAAGCCGTAATTTTATCAGGTTTTGACCCTATACGCCGTGAAACAGCTCGTTTAGCATTAGACAAGCTTGTACAAGACGGACGCATTCACCCTGCACGAATCGAGGAAATGGTAGATAAAGCCCGCCGTGAGGTGGATGAACATATCCGTGAAATTGGTGAACAAACTACATTTGATGTCGGTGTTCACGGGCTCCATCCAGATTTAATTAAAATTCTTGGCCGATTGAAATATCGTACAAGTTACGGCCAAAATGTTTTAAAACACTCAATGGAAGTTGCACAGCTTTCAGGTCTGCTGGCAGCTGAACTTGGTGAAGACGAAACTTTAGCACGCCGTGCAGGACTGCTTCATGATATCGGAAAAGCAATTGACCATGAAGTTGAAGGAAGCCATGTTGAAATCGGTGTGGAACTTGCAACGAAGTACAAGGAACATCCGGTTGTGATCAACAGCATTGCTTCACACCATGGTGACACTGAACCTACGTCAATCATTGCTGTTTTAGTGGCAGCAGCTGACGCATTATCAGCAGCGAGACCTGGAGCACGCAGTGAAACACTTGAAAACTATATTCGACGCCTAGAAAAGCTTGAAGAGATTTCTGAGTCATACGAAGGTGTGGAGAAATCATTTGCAATTCAAGCAGGCCGCGAGGTTCGGATTATGGTTAAGCCGGAACAAATTGATGATCTTGAAGCTCATCGATTGGCAAGAGACATTCGCAAGAGAATTGAAGAAGAACTTGATTATCCAGGACATATAAAAGTTACGGTGATTCGTGAGACAAGGGCTGTTGAATACGCAAAATAA